From the genome of Bradyrhizobium sp. SZCCHNS1050, one region includes:
- a CDS encoding NIPSNAP family protein: MIYESRIYRCIPGRLPALLKRFENTTLKLWEKHGIRPVGFFTTLIGESNQELTYFLAWESLAERETKWTKFMSDPDWISARAKSEEDGQIVANITSQFLVPTAFSALK; this comes from the coding sequence ATGATCTACGAGAGCCGCATCTATCGCTGCATTCCGGGCCGGCTGCCGGCGCTGCTGAAGCGTTTCGAAAACACGACGCTGAAGCTGTGGGAGAAGCACGGCATCCGCCCCGTGGGCTTCTTCACGACCCTGATCGGCGAATCCAACCAGGAACTGACCTATTTCCTGGCCTGGGAATCGCTCGCCGAGCGCGAGACCAAGTGGACCAAGTTCATGTCCGATCCCGACTGGATCTCGGCGCGTGCCAAGAGCGAGGAGGACGGCCAGATCGTTGCCAACATCACCAGCCAGTTCCTGGTGCCGACGGCGTTCTCGGCGTTGAAATAG
- the kdsA gene encoding 3-deoxy-8-phosphooctulonate synthase: MNASISAAPVVSLGSVKFGNHLPLAVIAGPCQLESRAHALEVASALKEIATRLGIGLVYKTSFDKANRTSASAARGLGLAQSLPIFAEIRSSLGLPVLTDVHDAGQCAEVAQAVDVLQIPAFLCRQTDLLLAAAATGKVVNVKKGQFLAPWDMANVVAKITGSGNRNVLVTERGVSFGYNTLVSDMRSLPIMARTTGAPVIFDATHSVQQPGGKGTSSGGEREFVPVLARAAVAVGVAGVFIETHPDPDHAPSDGPNMVPLAQFEGLLRTLMAFDALAKAPAADAGR; this comes from the coding sequence GTGAACGCTTCGATCTCTGCCGCGCCGGTCGTCAGCCTCGGCTCCGTCAAGTTTGGCAACCACCTGCCGCTCGCCGTGATCGCGGGCCCATGCCAGCTCGAGAGCCGCGCGCATGCGCTCGAGGTCGCCTCGGCGCTGAAGGAGATCGCGACGCGGCTCGGCATCGGGCTCGTCTACAAGACCTCGTTCGACAAGGCCAACCGCACCTCGGCCTCCGCCGCACGCGGCCTCGGCCTGGCGCAGTCGCTGCCGATCTTCGCCGAGATCCGGTCCTCGCTCGGCCTGCCGGTGCTGACCGACGTGCACGACGCCGGCCAATGTGCCGAGGTGGCGCAGGCCGTCGACGTGCTGCAGATCCCGGCATTCCTGTGCCGGCAGACCGACCTGCTGCTGGCGGCCGCGGCGACGGGCAAGGTCGTCAACGTCAAGAAGGGCCAGTTCCTGGCGCCCTGGGACATGGCCAACGTGGTCGCCAAGATCACGGGCTCCGGCAATCGCAACGTGCTGGTCACCGAGCGCGGCGTCTCGTTCGGCTACAACACGCTGGTCTCCGACATGCGGTCGCTGCCGATCATGGCGCGCACGACCGGCGCACCGGTCATCTTCGATGCGACCCACTCCGTGCAGCAGCCGGGCGGCAAGGGCACGTCCTCGGGCGGCGAGCGCGAATTCGTGCCGGTGCTGGCGCGGGCGGCGGTGGCCGTGGGCGTCGCCGGCGTCTTCATCGAGACCCATCCCGATCCCGATCACGCGCCCTCCGACGGGCCGAACATGGTCCCGCTCGCGCAGTTCGAGGGGCTGCTGCGAACGCTGATGGCGTTCGACGCACTCGCCAAGGCGCCGGCGGCGGACGCCGGGCGCTGA
- a CDS encoding MFS transporter yields MHQTAAKPAGQKFPPAVNIIALAGFSAALSTRALDPVLPHVAEDFAISITTAASIAAGYALIYALIQPAIGAAADLFGKARLMTLCLALLGVASILGALATSFPLLFATRILAGIASGGVFPVALGLTSDLVAPDKRQVAIGRTLAGSMAGNLLGATASGIIGDFIGWRGVLAILGALGLIASFAVAAGFRGAKVTHAPTTDLAALRKGYRTIFTNPNSRFCFSAVFVEGCCVFGLFPFIASFLFDLGETSLSIAGIVIAGFAVGGLFYTFTVSNFLPRLGVKGMMITGAALVGLQLAALAFGPGWKLQFGCMLLMGWGFYMIHGCLQVFASELSIGARATAMSLHSFFFFMGQTVGPIAYGFGLVHGGKQPTLLIAAIMMVALGFACAALLRQRPPADAAVS; encoded by the coding sequence ATGCACCAGACCGCCGCCAAGCCCGCGGGGCAGAAGTTTCCGCCGGCGGTGAACATCATCGCCCTCGCAGGCTTCTCGGCGGCGCTGTCGACGCGGGCGCTCGATCCGGTGCTGCCGCATGTCGCCGAGGATTTCGCGATCAGCATCACCACGGCGGCGAGCATCGCCGCGGGCTATGCGCTGATCTACGCGCTGATCCAGCCGGCGATCGGCGCCGCCGCCGATCTGTTCGGCAAGGCGCGGCTGATGACGCTGTGCCTGGCGCTGCTCGGTGTCGCCAGCATCCTCGGTGCGCTCGCCACCTCGTTTCCGCTGTTGTTCGCGACGCGCATCCTCGCGGGCATCGCCTCGGGCGGCGTGTTTCCGGTGGCGCTTGGGCTGACCAGCGATCTCGTCGCGCCCGACAAGCGGCAGGTCGCGATCGGCCGCACGCTCGCGGGCTCGATGGCGGGCAACCTGCTCGGCGCGACGGCATCCGGCATCATCGGCGATTTCATCGGCTGGCGTGGCGTGCTCGCGATCCTCGGCGCGCTCGGGCTGATCGCCTCCTTCGCGGTGGCGGCAGGCTTTCGCGGCGCCAAGGTCACGCATGCGCCGACCACCGATCTCGCCGCGCTGAGGAAGGGCTACCGCACCATCTTCACCAATCCCAATTCGCGCTTCTGCTTCTCGGCGGTGTTCGTCGAAGGCTGCTGCGTGTTCGGGCTGTTTCCGTTCATCGCCTCGTTCCTGTTCGATCTCGGCGAGACCTCGCTGTCGATCGCGGGCATCGTCATCGCGGGCTTCGCGGTCGGCGGCCTGTTCTACACGTTCACGGTCTCGAACTTCCTGCCGCGGCTCGGCGTCAAGGGCATGATGATCACGGGCGCTGCCCTGGTCGGGCTGCAGCTTGCCGCGCTCGCCTTCGGTCCGGGCTGGAAGCTGCAGTTCGGCTGTATGCTGCTGATGGGCTGGGGCTTCTACATGATCCATGGCTGCCTGCAGGTGTTCGCCAGCGAGCTGTCGATCGGGGCGCGCGCGACCGCGATGTCGCTGCACTCGTTCTTCTTCTTCATGGGCCAGACGGTCGGCCCGATCGCCTATGGCTTCGGCTTGGTCCATGGCGGCAAGCAGCCGACGTTGCTGATCGCCGCCATCATGATGGTCGCGCTCGGCTTCGCCTGCGCCGCGCTGCTGCGGCAGCGGCCGCCGGCGGATGCGGCGGTCAGCTGA
- the queF gene encoding preQ(1) synthase encodes MAKRPNTSPTSAGLQLGREVAAPDSPDAATLDRVPNPQKDTDYLARFTVPEFTSLCPVTGQPDFAHLVIDYAPGPWLVESKSLKLYLASFRNHGAFHEDCTVAIGKRLAAEIRPKWLRIGGYWYPRGGIPIDVFWQTGKLPKGLWVPEQGVAPYRGRG; translated from the coding sequence ATGGCGAAAAGACCCAACACATCCCCGACATCGGCCGGCCTTCAGCTGGGCCGAGAGGTGGCGGCGCCGGACAGCCCGGATGCAGCGACGCTCGACCGCGTTCCCAACCCGCAGAAGGACACCGATTATCTGGCCCGCTTCACGGTGCCGGAGTTCACCTCGCTATGCCCGGTGACGGGCCAGCCGGATTTCGCGCATCTCGTGATCGACTATGCCCCCGGCCCGTGGCTGGTCGAATCCAAGTCGCTCAAACTCTATTTGGCGAGCTTCCGCAACCATGGCGCGTTCCACGAGGACTGCACCGTCGCGATCGGCAAGCGCCTCGCCGCCGAGATCAGGCCGAAATGGCTGCGCATCGGCGGCTACTGGTATCCCCGCGGCGGCATCCCGATCGACGTGTTCTGGCAGACGGGGAAGCTGCCGAAGGGGCTGTGGGTGCCCGAACAGGGCGTCGCGCCATATCGCGGGCGGGGCTGA
- the eno gene encoding phosphopyruvate hydratase — protein MTAIVDIIGREILDSRGNPTVEVDVVLEDGSVGRAAVPSGASTGAHEAVELRDGDKHRYLGKGVLKAVEAINDEVYEALSDMSVQDQVQIDQILIELDGTENKSRIGANAILGVSLACAKAAAISYDMPLYRYVGGTSARTLPVPMMNIVNGGVHADNPIDFQEFMIMPVGAPSFAEALRCGSEIFHTLKAELKKAGHNTNVGDEGGFAPNLPSADAALDFVMSAIGKAGYTAGEDVMLALDCAATEFFKDGKYVYEGENKSRSRSEQAKYLADLVARYPIASIEDGMSEDDMDGWKELTDLIGHKCQLVGDDLFVTNVNRLEDGIRNGRANSILIKVNQIGTLTETLAAVEMAYKAGYTAVMSHRSGETEDSTIADLAVATNCGQIKTGSLARADRTAKYNQLLRIEQELDAQAKYAGRAALKALA, from the coding sequence ATGACCGCCATCGTCGACATCATCGGCCGCGAAATCCTGGACAGCCGCGGCAATCCCACGGTCGAGGTCGACGTCGTGCTGGAGGACGGCTCGGTCGGCCGCGCTGCCGTGCCGTCCGGCGCTTCCACCGGCGCCCACGAGGCGGTCGAGCTGCGCGACGGCGACAAGCACCGCTATCTCGGCAAGGGCGTGCTGAAGGCCGTCGAAGCCATCAACGACGAGGTCTATGAGGCGCTCAGCGACATGTCGGTGCAGGACCAGGTCCAGATCGACCAGATCCTGATCGAGCTCGACGGCACCGAGAACAAGAGCCGGATCGGCGCCAACGCCATTCTCGGCGTCTCGCTCGCCTGCGCCAAGGCGGCGGCGATCTCCTACGACATGCCGCTGTATCGCTATGTCGGCGGCACCTCGGCCCGCACCCTGCCGGTGCCGATGATGAACATCGTCAATGGCGGCGTCCACGCCGACAATCCGATCGATTTCCAGGAGTTCATGATCATGCCGGTGGGCGCGCCGAGCTTCGCGGAGGCGCTGCGCTGCGGCTCGGAGATCTTCCACACGCTCAAGGCCGAGCTGAAGAAGGCCGGTCACAACACCAATGTCGGCGACGAGGGTGGCTTCGCGCCGAACCTGCCGTCGGCGGACGCAGCCCTCGACTTCGTCATGAGCGCGATCGGCAAGGCCGGCTACACCGCCGGCGAGGACGTGATGCTGGCGCTGGACTGCGCCGCGACCGAGTTCTTCAAGGACGGCAAGTACGTCTACGAGGGCGAGAACAAGTCGCGCTCGCGCTCCGAGCAGGCCAAGTATCTTGCGGATCTGGTCGCCCGCTACCCGATCGCCTCGATCGAGGACGGCATGTCGGAGGACGACATGGACGGCTGGAAGGAGCTGACCGACCTGATCGGCCACAAGTGCCAGCTCGTTGGCGACGACCTGTTCGTCACCAATGTGAACCGTCTCGAGGACGGCATCCGCAACGGCCGCGCCAATTCGATCCTGATCAAGGTCAACCAGATCGGCACGCTCACCGAGACGCTGGCCGCGGTCGAGATGGCCTACAAGGCCGGCTACACCGCTGTCATGTCGCACCGCTCCGGCGAGACCGAGGATTCCACGATCGCCGATCTCGCCGTCGCCACCAATTGCGGGCAGATCAAGACCGGCTCGCTGGCGCGCGCCGACCGCACCGCCAAGTACAACCAGCTGCTGCGCATCGAGCAGGAGCTGGAT